From Alphaproteobacteria bacterium, a single genomic window includes:
- a CDS encoding MBL fold metallo-hydrolase, whose translation MQVRIVVVTPFQQNCSVFWCEETMKAAVVDPGGDLDQIEAAIAASGATVERVLLTHGHVDHAAAAGALAKRLGVPIEGPHIGDKFLIDGLPEQAARYGFGDAEPFTPDRWLEQGDTVSVGNLRLDVKHCPGHSPGHVIYNIEAFRVAIVGDVLFRGSIGRTDLPGGDHDQLIASIRTQLWPLGDDITFVPGHGPASTFAIERQTNPFVADQLFR comes from the coding sequence ATGCAAGTCCGCATCGTCGTCGTCACGCCCTTTCAGCAGAATTGCAGCGTGTTCTGGTGCGAGGAGACCATGAAGGCCGCCGTGGTCGACCCCGGCGGCGACCTCGACCAGATCGAGGCGGCCATCGCCGCAAGCGGCGCCACCGTCGAGCGCGTGCTGCTGACCCACGGCCATGTCGACCACGCCGCCGCCGCCGGTGCGCTGGCCAAACGCCTGGGCGTGCCCATCGAAGGCCCGCATATCGGCGACAAATTCCTGATCGACGGCCTGCCGGAGCAGGCGGCGCGCTATGGCTTCGGCGACGCCGAGCCCTTCACCCCCGACCGCTGGCTGGAGCAGGGCGACACCGTCAGCGTCGGCAATCTGCGCCTGGACGTGAAGCACTGCCCGGGTCATTCGCCCGGCCATGTCATCTACAATATCGAGGCGTTCCGGGTGGCGATCGTCGGCGACGTGCTGTTCCGCGGCTCCATCGGCCGGACGGACCTTCCGGGCGGCGACCACGACCAGCTTATCGCTTCGATCCGCACCCAGCTTTGGCCGCTGGGCGATGACATCACCTTCGTTCCCGGCCACGGCCCCGCCTCCACCTTTGCGATCGAGCGGCAGACCAACCCCTTCGTCGCCGACCAGTTGTTCCGCTAA
- a CDS encoding amidohydrolase family protein encodes MIIDCHGHLLPEALLEELADRRSDFPSIRVERPDGKWQLGFAGGALTRPIMPRLRETEQRFDWMQREGLEHQVCGGWLDAFGYELPADEGVRWSRLTNHHLARAAREAGKVTALCTVPLQDGAKAAMVLAEAMDEHGFAGAMIGTQPKGLGGNLDDPDLAPFWQAAHDRNAVIMVHPVFDVTDRRVLDYDMVNAVARLNDLTTAVARLLFSGHLVQYDAMRLVVLTGGAALPYCLGRLLRNHENHPEYADPRAGFERLWFDSLVFEPDVLEFLCRRVGAGRVMLGSDWPFPIGDFTPAKVVREANLSAGDRDAILGGTAAELLGL; translated from the coding sequence ATGATCATCGATTGCCACGGCCACCTGCTGCCGGAAGCCCTGCTGGAAGAACTGGCCGACCGGCGGAGCGACTTCCCCTCGATCCGGGTGGAGCGCCCGGACGGCAAGTGGCAACTCGGCTTTGCCGGCGGCGCGCTGACCCGGCCGATCATGCCGCGCCTGCGCGAGACCGAGCAGCGCTTCGACTGGATGCAGCGGGAAGGGCTGGAACACCAGGTCTGCGGCGGCTGGCTCGACGCCTTCGGCTATGAACTGCCGGCGGACGAGGGCGTGCGCTGGTCGCGCCTGACCAACCACCATCTGGCCCGCGCGGCCCGCGAGGCCGGCAAGGTCACGGCGCTCTGTACCGTGCCGCTCCAGGATGGCGCGAAGGCCGCCATGGTGCTGGCCGAGGCCATGGACGAGCACGGCTTTGCCGGCGCCATGATCGGGACCCAGCCCAAGGGCCTGGGCGGCAATCTCGACGACCCGGACCTGGCGCCGTTCTGGCAGGCCGCGCACGACCGCAACGCCGTCATCATGGTCCATCCGGTATTCGACGTGACCGACCGGCGGGTGCTGGACTATGACATGGTCAACGCCGTCGCCCGCCTGAACGACCTGACCACCGCGGTCGCCCGCCTGCTGTTCAGCGGCCATCTGGTCCAGTACGACGCCATGCGCCTCGTGGTGCTGACCGGCGGGGCGGCGCTGCCCTATTGCCTGGGCCGCCTGCTGCGCAACCACGAGAACCACCCGGAATACGCCGACCCGCGCGCCGGCTTCGAGCGGCTCTGGTTCGACAGCCTGGTGTTCGAGCCGGACGTGCTGGAATTCCTCTGCCGGCGCGTCGGCGCCGGGCGGGTGATGCTGGGCTCGGACTGGCCGTTCCCCATCGGCGACTTCACCCCGGCCAAGGTGGTCCGCGAGGCCAACTTGTCCGCCGGCGACCGCGACGCCATTCTGGGCGGCACCGCTGCCGAACTGCTGGGATTGTAA
- the argE gene encoding acetylornithine deacetylase, translating into MDLSPRELLEKLVSFDTTSRNSNLALLDFVEAYLASHGLSGWRVYDETGQKANLFVSAGPDEPGGIVLSGHVDVVPVDGQDWTSDPFTLTERDGKLYGRGSCDMKGFVALSLWAVPQFLKRGLKKPVHLAISYDEEVGCIGVRGMLHRLAAQDQRPGLCIVGEPTEFQPVVAHKGKWSFRVRVRGKECHSSLAPTGVNAVEYAAEAVTWLHREGRRFAREGTRDELYDLAHTTVHVGTLNGGTALNIVPQEANFVFEYRYIAQDNPDDIHQRFLKFIREELEPEMQAVDPAAGFTIETISQIPGLEIAPDHEVVNLARQLSGRNDHAKVAYGTEAGLFQEIAAIPTVVCGPGNIAQAHKPDEYLALDQLAKGKEFMLRLADRVCRE; encoded by the coding sequence ATGGACCTCTCGCCCCGCGAACTGCTGGAAAAGCTGGTGAGCTTCGACACCACCAGCCGCAACTCCAACCTGGCGCTGCTCGATTTCGTCGAGGCGTATCTGGCGAGCCACGGGCTTTCCGGCTGGCGCGTCTATGACGAGACCGGGCAGAAGGCCAATCTGTTCGTTTCCGCCGGGCCGGACGAGCCGGGCGGCATCGTCCTTTCCGGCCATGTGGACGTGGTGCCGGTCGACGGCCAGGACTGGACCAGCGACCCGTTCACCCTGACCGAGCGGGACGGCAAGCTCTATGGCCGCGGTTCGTGCGACATGAAGGGGTTCGTGGCGCTCTCGCTCTGGGCCGTGCCGCAATTCCTGAAGCGCGGCCTGAAAAAGCCGGTGCATCTGGCCATTTCCTATGACGAGGAGGTCGGCTGTATCGGCGTGCGCGGCATGCTGCACCGCCTCGCGGCCCAGGATCAGCGCCCCGGCCTCTGCATTGTCGGCGAGCCGACCGAGTTCCAGCCGGTGGTGGCGCACAAGGGCAAGTGGTCGTTCCGGGTGCGGGTGCGCGGCAAGGAATGCCATTCCTCGCTGGCGCCGACCGGCGTCAACGCGGTGGAATACGCGGCCGAGGCGGTCACCTGGCTGCACCGCGAGGGCCGGCGTTTCGCCCGGGAAGGCACGCGCGACGAGCTCTACGACCTGGCGCACACCACGGTGCATGTGGGCACGCTGAACGGCGGCACCGCCCTCAACATCGTGCCGCAGGAGGCGAATTTCGTCTTCGAATACCGCTACATCGCCCAGGACAACCCCGACGACATCCACCAGCGCTTCCTCAAATTCATCCGCGAGGAGCTGGAGCCGGAAATGCAGGCGGTGGACCCCGCCGCCGGCTTCACCATCGAGACCATCAGCCAGATCCCCGGCCTGGAGATCGCGCCGGACCACGAGGTGGTGAACCTGGCCCGGCAACTCTCCGGCCGCAACGACCACGCCAAGGTGGCCTATGGCACCGAGGCGGGCCTGTTCCAGGAGATCGCGGCGATCCCCACCGTGGTCTGCGGCCCCGGCAACATCGCCCAGGCGCACAAGCCGGACGAGTATCTCGCGCTCGACCAGTTGGCCAAGGGCAAGGAATTTATGCTAAGATTGGCCGATCGCGTTTGCCGGGAATGA
- a CDS encoding LLM class flavin-dependent oxidoreductase, with translation MQYGLYLNPQFPNDGDPQRALDGLLAQARAAKGAGFSSLWLPHHFATNPVRMFDTHTLMARLTAEVPDTTIGPAVLLLPVQNPVFVAEQAATLDWLSGGNYVLTAGLGYRPEEFAIHGAHISERVGRMVESIEVIRRLWTEERVTHHGKYYHLDDVGLSMRPVRPEGCPIWVGGSVPASVRRAARIGDAWITSFSQTFDELASLKRDYDAARTEAGLPAPATRPVCRECFIGPDGADALEICRAALLYKYKAYASWGNKNVGGDTLEANFDAFVDSHFIVGDRAKVKDQVARVVESTGGDHVILRMHWPGLDPAQTLKSIERAQAITA, from the coding sequence ATGCAATACGGTCTCTATCTCAACCCGCAATTCCCCAACGACGGCGACCCGCAACGGGCGCTGGACGGGCTGCTGGCGCAGGCGCGGGCGGCGAAGGGGGCCGGTTTCTCGTCGCTCTGGCTGCCGCACCATTTCGCCACCAACCCGGTGCGCATGTTCGACACGCACACGCTGATGGCCCGCCTCACCGCCGAGGTGCCGGACACCACCATCGGGCCGGCGGTGCTGCTGTTGCCGGTGCAGAACCCGGTGTTCGTGGCCGAGCAGGCAGCGACGCTCGACTGGCTGTCCGGCGGCAATTATGTGCTGACCGCAGGCCTCGGCTACCGGCCGGAGGAATTCGCGATCCATGGCGCCCACATCTCCGAACGGGTCGGGCGCATGGTGGAGAGCATCGAGGTGATCCGCCGGCTCTGGACCGAGGAGCGGGTGACGCATCACGGCAAATACTACCATCTGGACGATGTCGGCCTGTCGATGCGGCCGGTGCGGCCGGAGGGCTGCCCGATCTGGGTCGGCGGCAGCGTGCCGGCCTCGGTGCGGCGGGCGGCGCGGATCGGCGACGCCTGGATCACCAGCTTCAGCCAGACCTTCGACGAACTGGCGAGCCTGAAGCGCGACTACGACGCGGCGCGGACCGAGGCGGGCCTGCCGGCGCCGGCGACCCGGCCGGTCTGCCGCGAGTGCTTCATCGGGCCGGACGGGGCCGACGCGCTGGAAATCTGCCGCGCGGCCCTGCTCTACAAATACAAGGCCTATGCCAGCTGGGGGAACAAGAATGTCGGCGGCGATACGCTGGAAGCGAATTTCGACGCCTTCGTCGACAGCCATTTCATCGTCGGCGACCGCGCCAAGGTGAAGGATCAGGTGGCGCGCGTGGTGGAGTCCACCGGCGGCGACCATGTGATCCTGCGCATGCACTGGCCGGGCCTCGATCCGGCCCAGACGCTGAAAAGCATCGAACGGGCGCAGGCGATCACCGCGTGA
- a CDS encoding 2-phospho-L-lactate transferase, giving the protein MTVVALSGGVGGAKLVAGLADILPPGDLVVVANTGDDFEHLGLHIAPDIDSVFYALAGWNDTERGWGRAGETWNCMAALGEIGAETWFNLGDRDLALHLERTRRLRAGEPLSAVTAALCEAAGIATRIVPMSETPVPTVVHTAGHGDLAFQHYFVRERCAPVVTGFTHRDAERAAVPAALRALRDVEAVVVCPSNPFISIGPILAVPGMAAWLTGLGAPVVAVSPLIGGQAVKGPTAKMFAELGLDVTNAGLVAQYGDRLDGLVIDEADAADSAGLAIATAVTGTLMQTAADRHRVAEIALRLAEAIAEHKG; this is encoded by the coding sequence ATGACCGTGGTGGCACTCTCCGGCGGCGTCGGCGGCGCCAAGCTGGTGGCGGGGCTGGCCGACATCCTGCCGCCGGGCGACCTGGTGGTGGTGGCCAACACCGGCGACGATTTCGAGCATCTGGGCCTGCACATCGCGCCCGACATCGACTCCGTGTTCTATGCGCTGGCCGGCTGGAACGACACCGAACGCGGCTGGGGCCGGGCCGGCGAGACCTGGAACTGCATGGCCGCGCTGGGCGAGATCGGCGCCGAGACCTGGTTCAACCTGGGCGACCGCGACCTGGCGCTGCACCTGGAGCGCACGCGGCGGCTGCGTGCCGGCGAGCCGCTCAGCGCGGTGACGGCGGCGCTCTGCGAGGCGGCGGGGATCGCCACCCGCATCGTGCCGATGAGCGAGACGCCGGTGCCGACCGTGGTGCACACGGCCGGGCATGGCGATCTGGCCTTCCAGCACTATTTCGTGCGCGAGCGCTGCGCGCCGGTGGTGACCGGCTTCACCCACCGTGACGCGGAGCGGGCGGCGGTGCCGGCGGCCCTGCGGGCGTTGCGGGACGTGGAGGCGGTGGTGGTGTGTCCCTCCAACCCGTTCATCTCCATCGGGCCGATCCTGGCGGTGCCGGGCATGGCCGCGTGGCTGACGGGGCTGGGCGCGCCGGTGGTGGCGGTCTCGCCGCTGATCGGCGGCCAGGCGGTGAAAGGGCCGACGGCGAAGATGTTCGCCGAGCTGGGCCTGGACGTCACCAATGCCGGGCTGGTGGCGCAGTATGGCGACCGGCTCGACGGCCTGGTGATCGACGAGGCCGATGCGGCGGACTCCGCCGGGCTGGCGATCGCCACCGCCGTGACCGGGACGCTGATGCAGACCGCCGCCGACCGGCACCGGGTCGCGGAGATCGCCTTGCGCCTCGCCGAGGCGATTGCCGAGCACAAGGGCTAG
- the cofE gene encoding coenzyme F420-0:L-glutamate ligase, with protein MAPTLTYHTLAGFPRVQPGDDLARQIADCLAANRLALQPGDVVALAQKVVSKAEGRYRRLDAVTPGAAAEDWARRTGKDPRLVQVTLDESNHVLRYRDNLLVVEQRLGMVMANAGIDQSNIDGAGDQVLLLPEDPDRSAEALAGALERLTGTRPAVLITDSVGRAWRIGTCGIAIGCAGIRAVNDIRGQADMMGRELKVSIVGHADQLAAAACVAMGEGAEGTPAVLIRGLSAEPAPLPAAALVRPALDDMFR; from the coding sequence ATGGCCCCGACCTTGACCTATCACACCCTCGCCGGCTTTCCGCGCGTGCAGCCCGGCGACGATCTGGCCCGCCAGATCGCCGACTGTCTCGCCGCCAACCGCCTGGCGCTGCAGCCGGGCGACGTGGTCGCGCTGGCGCAGAAGGTCGTCTCCAAGGCCGAGGGGCGCTATCGCCGCCTGGACGCGGTGACGCCCGGTGCGGCCGCCGAGGACTGGGCGCGGCGCACCGGCAAGGACCCGCGCCTGGTACAGGTGACGCTGGACGAGTCGAACCACGTGCTGCGCTATCGCGACAACCTGCTGGTGGTGGAACAGCGGCTCGGCATGGTCATGGCCAATGCCGGCATCGACCAGAGCAATATCGACGGCGCCGGTGACCAGGTGCTGCTGCTGCCGGAGGACCCGGACCGCTCGGCCGAGGCGCTGGCCGGCGCGCTGGAGCGGCTGACGGGCACCCGGCCGGCGGTGCTGATCACCGACAGCGTCGGCCGGGCCTGGCGCATCGGCACCTGCGGCATCGCCATCGGCTGCGCCGGCATCCGCGCGGTCAACGACATTCGCGGCCAGGCGGACATGATGGGGCGGGAATTGAAAGTCTCCATTGTCGGCCACGCGGACCAGCTGGCCGCCGCCGCCTGCGTCGCCATGGGCGAAGGCGCGGAAGGCACGCCGGCGGTGCTGATCCGCGGCCTGTCCGCAGAGCCCGCGCCGCTGCCGGCGGCGGCCCTGGTGCGGCCCGCCCTGGACGACATGTTCCGGTGA
- a CDS encoding LLM class flavin-dependent oxidoreductase — MPAQIGYLIPTREAIMEGRPQAAPLLALAEQAEDLGYDSVWIGDSLTARPRHEPLTLLAAIAGRTRRVKLGTAVLLPALRNPVLLAHTVATLDQASDGRVILGYGIAGDVPNIRAEFESAGVPFDKRIGRMIEGLQLCRALWSGDKVDWNGRWSLSGQQIGPTPAQAGGPPVWIGGSHPNALKRAARHFDGWFPTGPGADVCGQQWREVQQHAKAEGRADGAMSFAVYLTLAIDDSHEAGVARIDKFLEAYYGVPGHILRRRMASFGGPAEEAAAFVKSYVDQGASHVCIRFAGDHEQSLKTMAALRQQMGG; from the coding sequence ATGCCCGCCCAAATCGGCTATCTCATCCCCACGCGCGAGGCGATCATGGAAGGCCGGCCCCAGGCCGCGCCCCTGCTCGCGCTTGCCGAGCAGGCCGAGGATCTCGGCTATGACTCGGTCTGGATCGGCGACTCGCTCACCGCCCGGCCGCGGCACGAGCCACTGACCCTGCTGGCCGCCATCGCCGGCCGCACCCGGCGGGTCAAGCTCGGCACCGCCGTGCTGCTGCCGGCGCTCCGCAACCCGGTCCTGCTCGCCCACACCGTCGCCACTCTCGACCAGGCGAGCGATGGCCGGGTGATCCTCGGCTACGGCATTGCCGGCGACGTGCCCAACATCCGCGCCGAGTTCGAAAGCGCCGGCGTGCCGTTCGACAAGCGCATCGGCCGCATGATCGAAGGATTGCAACTCTGCCGCGCCCTCTGGAGCGGCGACAAGGTCGACTGGAACGGCCGCTGGAGTCTGTCCGGCCAGCAGATCGGCCCGACCCCGGCGCAGGCGGGCGGCCCGCCGGTCTGGATCGGCGGCTCGCACCCCAACGCGCTGAAGCGCGCCGCCCGGCATTTCGACGGCTGGTTCCCGACCGGCCCCGGCGCGGATGTCTGCGGCCAGCAATGGCGGGAGGTGCAGCAGCACGCCAAGGCCGAGGGCCGCGCCGACGGCGCCATGAGTTTCGCGGTCTACCTGACCCTCGCCATCGACGACAGCCATGAGGCCGGTGTCGCCCGCATCGACAAATTCCTGGAAGCCTATTACGGCGTGCCCGGCCACATCCTGCGCCGCCGCATGGCCAGCTTCGGCGGCCCGGCGGAGGAAGCGGCGGCCTTCGTCAAATCCTATGTCGACCAGGGGGCGAGCCATGTTTGCATCCGCTTCGCCGGCGACCACGAACAGTCCCTGAAAACCATGGCGGCGCTCCGCCAGCAGATGGGAGGCTAG